agtATGAATTCTAATAGTAATAATTTTctaacactttttttaaacagtatttttattcattgcTGAACTGCAGGAAGAAATGGAATCACTTGGACCCCTGATTCAAAGTAGTTCGAACGTAGAGGTTCAATCAGGAGAAGATGGCACAAACTTGCAAAGTGATGGAACATCAGTAGACGCAGTTTCCTATTCTTATCTGAAATTGGAGCTGGAGCTAAAAAATCAAGAATGGATGGTTAAATGCCTTCAGCAGTGGGAAGAACTAGTACAGTTTGGTTGGTCGCCGGATCAATACAGCAACATCATTTTTACTTGCCTTAAATCTCTGGGCTACTACTTTAGCCTTATCGGCAACAGTTTCTTCAGGTAATCGAGTTGTTATAGTTGAAGTTTTATTTGCtaaggtatttatttattctttttattttttttagtgccCGTGCATGGTCTCTTTCGCTTAAATTGGCGGAATCGGTAAATTCAAATGAGGAATTGGTGCTTTCTGCATCACAATTGCTCAGACTGGGATGGAAAGTTGAAAACTGTGTTCTATTACGCTGCAAAGAATTggtagagaaaaaagagttggttACTCAGGATCAACTTTTCTTCCACTTGAGCTGGGCGTGGTTCCAATATTTACAACATAATTTTGCAGAAGCCTGGCAAATTCTCGATGAGCAAGTCTTGCAATCTTCATCGATAAACACCGAATCACCAACGAAAAGCATACTGCTGTTAATTTCACAAGCCAATTTACTTCGAAGTCTGCTGGCCGTCTTGCCTGAAGAACTGAGCCACATCCCACCATCGGATGACATCGGGCCCGTCCAAGCCGGTGTAAAAGCTGGGCAATCGGCTTACGCTACACTTAGAGGGTATGTAGCCTATGCTCAGCAGTATGGTTGGGATTATTACGGACAAGAGTGGAATATTCTGGGGAATTTTCTTGTTGCCGCCATCAACATTTCTCGTATTTATTTGTACATTGCTGCCCCAAGAGAGGCCCGTTTCTTTCTAAAAGAAGCTCTAAATGCAGCACAGAAACATGTGTCAGTTCTCAGGTAAcgcgatttttttattctagatATGAAAATTCAcaatacaatttaaaatttttattatttcacgaACAGGACAGCTGAAGCGCTCTTGGTACTTTGTAACTTAGATTTGATGCTCGATAACACCATCGACTGTCAATCCAAGTTGGTTCTTATCTGCCACCTGATGGGTGTAGCACCACCAGTTATTCCGGATTCAGAGAACATTGCGCCTTCGGCTGGgaagaaatcttttgaaacTCCCGCGTCACCCGTACAACTCAAAACTGATCGGCGGAAAGGAATTGCTTCCCGAAATGTTCCTGAGATTCCAATCCAAGTGCAGCAGGACGCAACACAACGCGCACTGCAGTTACCTTTAAACCATCAAGGTGCGTCACCAAACACAAAGGCAAGAGAAGTATCCGACGGCATCTTCCCACAACATATCTCCGACTGCATTTGCTTAATTTGTTCCGGTGAACTGACAATGTCAATTCGCATCGCTGCTCTGTCGGTCCAATCGAAACTATGGAGTTTGCTGGGCTTTCAAGACCTAGCCACCGAAGACTTCCTCAAGGGGCGTCAGCTAGTCCAGTCGATATGCTCTCGTCTGAGGAGTTCAACAAAACCTGTTGCCGCGAAAAAATCGTCGAAGAGACTATTCGAAGTACCTGACTGtttgaaaatcaatgaaaCATGGGCGCAGTACAAAATGCATTGGTTTCAGCCGCCCGTCGTAACTGGCATGGAACTATTCTTGGAAAATGCGATGCACCGGCTAGTCACCGAATCTACCATCATTCCACTTTCAGAGTTATTGGATCCAGTGAAAGCCGTCATGTACGACTTCTATTTGGGGCCGCTGGAACATCGAGTTATGAAATTGACATCGGCAATCGCCACAATCTCCCTTCAGCAGCCTACTTGTTTCACTACTCCAGAACAGAAATGTAAGATTATGGTTGAAGAGGAGGACGACGATATCATCATTTTAGAGGGGGGTCTAGCTCCCAAGACTCCAGCCTTTGGTCTCAGAAAGCCGTTGGAAATTCCGGCTCCGCGACGTGTGCGGCGAAATCTGATGGCCGTTAAAATCGACGATACGATCACTGTAAGTTCAAATAACCTCTTTTACATTGACTGCTCAATTAATGACACATCAACCTTTTCATATTCTCATAGATCGATGACGACGAGGATAGCGATGGAGGCTTCTCTCGTCGCCGATTAGGCAAACCCCAAAAAGCTATTCTGTATTCGAGCGACAGCGATAGTGACCTACTTCCGCCAACTCCTCCGACGGTTAAAGCgccgaagaaaacaaaagcagtTGTCAAGAAGAAGACACAAGAAATGCCATCTCCTACCGCGGAGTTTACCGTTCCGCCTGTTGTAAAGACGTATTCTAAGCGTAAGAATTTGAAGTCTTCTGATTCGAAAAGCGAAGATTTGGACATCcgaccagaaaaagaaaaacgatctGCTGCCGATAAAACTAAACCTCCCGGAAAAACCTCATCCTCGAGTAAAGCCAAAGCGGAGGCTGACCTAGACCCACAGCAGCCGGCTGCTTCCGCCCCagtggaaaagaaatttttcaagtccAGATtggcttcatca
This window of the Daphnia pulex isolate KAP4 chromosome 5, ASM2113471v1 genome carries:
- the LOC124195034 gene encoding uncharacterized protein LOC124195034, with product MNPSYEITTCLKSRHFEKAATLLKAHQTVIDGRTTFKLMRYLVTQLKINSSNIEDEDSVKEFMQDCCATLDQSQDLTADDSEFTQGLVSLYHLVTLSLTSSYKSEISLLSKTILVCLRKTDKSLNDVQSIAANVYLQIWKIANKVNSELCFSYRSVALLILVHGGSTHWNRLIEKLITDVQEPSTTSFQLAESIFDELLSYCNNLKLKESYCVSSLLQVWTFLVLSSNSSNQHQDRTSKLKLFAMEIQEHCQIFSIIDLVLNLFGDSDDASDEVDFSLPKWNNFFTKDFEIVFIRITMLSLSSSSCVVRSQSAETKWNRTNQIISTLNVLLYFCQESDRLGAVVKANLQMEPINLRITCLTRAFSVALHLVKLDFSKIFVCQRVIHEIDKLYKQGIVEQSKSSSNCFSNAEYFANNLAVISNHNSDHVNAVKYYRKALEYHIFNVSELQVSSGELPTYFSSRFMTLYDNRKAARDWDGIIEDFALCFSKFYDYCEAKIRFRCKSKVIEQHLLVAWSRFKSNLYIYQNQCSTPSCERFLKMTVLDVFKQINVTFDNDSAWRLLFEEYRMLDQRIGPMPKAAFSVVAQQASTLAKSPFQKGVSSFFLSRKGDDFVQRHKAAKKAIAKLSGQTTMADCKSQGQVYIALAYLELFVSQQEILKKKTEEEMESLGPLIQSSSNVEVQSGEDGTNLQSDGTSVDAVSYSYLKLELELKNQEWMVKCLQQWEELVQFGWSPDQYSNIIFTCLKSLGYYFSLIGNSFFSARAWSLSLKLAESVNSNEELVLSASQLLRLGWKVENCVLLRCKELVEKKELVTQDQLFFHLSWAWFQYLQHNFAEAWQILDEQVLQSSSINTESPTKSILLLISQANLLRSLLAVLPEELSHIPPSDDIGPVQAGVKAGQSAYATLRGYVAYAQQYGWDYYGQEWNILGNFLVAAINISRIYLYIAAPREARFFLKEALNAAQKHVSVLRTAEALLVLCNLDLMLDNTIDCQSKLVLICHLMGVAPPVIPDSENIAPSAGKKSFETPASPVQLKTDRRKGIASRNVPEIPIQVQQDATQRALQLPLNHQGASPNTKAREVSDGIFPQHISDCICLICSGELTMSIRIAALSVQSKLWSLLGFQDLATEDFLKGRQLVQSICSRLRSSTKPVAAKKSSKRLFEVPDCLKINETWAQYKMHWFQPPVVTGMELFLENAMHRLVTESTIIPLSELLDPVKAVMYDFYLGPLEHRVMKLTSAIATISLQQPTCFTTPEQKCKIMVEEEDDDIIILEGGLAPKTPAFGLRKPLEIPAPRRVRRNLMAVKIDDTITIDDDEDSDGGFSRRRLGKPQKAILYSSDSDSDLLPPTPPTVKAPKKTKAVVKKKTQEMPSPTAEFTVPPVVKTYSKRKNLKSSDSKSEDLDIRPEKEKRSAADKTKPPGKTSSSSKAKAEADLDPQQPAASAPVEKKFFKSRLASSSSKKDLEVADLSSKLAATKINPENTETKETRPKRTTRSTRK